The genomic region ATTCAAATGACAAAAAAAGAATTTGTGGAATTATTTGGTAAAAAAGCTGAATTAAAAACAAAATTAGAAGCTGAAAGATTAACTAAAGCTTTTTTGGAAACTCTTGAAGATGTATTAGTAAAAGGGGAAAGTGTTGCATTTATAGGATTCGGAAAATTTGAAGCAGTAGAAAGAGCAGAAAGAAGCTGTATCAACCCTCAAACTGGAAAACCTATGAAAATTGCTGCTAAAACAGTTGCTAAATTTAAACCTGGAAAAACTCTTACTGAAAAAATGAACCCAGTTAAAGAAGAAAAGAAACCAGCAGCTAAGGGAAAGAAAAAAGCAAAAAAATAGTAAATTAACATGATAAAAGGACAGCCGATTGGCTGTCCTTTTTAGTTTGATTATTTATTAGATAATGTTATATTTTCTTACCATTTCTTTTATTCTTGCAAGTGTTCTTGTCTTACCAATTATGTAAAGTACATTGAATAAGTCAGCACCTCTTGCTTGTCCAGTTATAACTGCTCTAAGTGGCATAAATACTTTTCCTGGTCCTGCTTCAAGTTCATCCATAGTAGAGTGTAACATATCTTTTGCTTCATCTACTGTGAAATCTTCTTTATCCCAAGCTTCAAGTTTTTTAATGAAAAGTTTTATAGCTTCTTTTCCAATAGGATCTTCTATTGAAGCATTTAATTTTTCAACACTTTTTCTCTCTTTTTTGTTCATGTCTTCTGTTACTACTGGTAATTCATAAGTATCATTGAAGTATACAGCTGATTCTTCAGCAATCTCTTTAAGAGTTTGAGCACTTTCTCTTAATATTTCAACAATTTTAACTAAAGCTCTGTATTCGTGGTCAGATACTGTTTCTCCAACAAATCCAGCTTTTTTGAAGAATGGAATAGCAAGTTTAGTTAACTCATCTATATCTTTCATTCTCATATGTTGGTTGTTTACCCATCCAAGTTTTACAAGGTCAAATACTGGACCTCCTAAAGATACTTTGTCTATGTTAAAGTTATCAATAAATTCTTGAAGTGTAAATATCTCTTTATTTTCTCCAAATGAATATCCCATAAGTCCTAGGAAGTTGATCATTCCTTCTTTTAGATATCCTTGTTCTTTATACCAGTTTAGAGATACTGGATTTTTTCTCTTAGATATTTTTGTTCTGTCAGCATTTCTTAAAAGTGGCATGTGGATAAATTCAGGTTGATCCCATCCAAATGCTTTGTATAATTGAATATGTTTTGGAGTAGAAGCAATCCATTCTTCTGCTCTTATTACGTGAGTGATTCCCATTAAGTGGTCATCTACAACGTTTGCAAGGTGATATGTAGGGAAACCATCAGCTTTTAATAAAACCTGGTCATCTATCTTATTGTTTTCAAATACAATATCTCCTCTTAATCTATCTTTTATAACTGTTTCTCCTTCATAAGGCATCTTAAGTCTTATTACATAAGGTTCTCCAGCATCTAATTTAGCTTGTACTTCTTCTGGTGTTAATGAACGGCAGTGTCCATCATATCCAGGAGCTTTTCCCATAGCTTTTTGTCTTTCTCTTAATTTTTCAAGTCTATCTTGTGAACAGAAACAGTAGTAAGCTCCACCTTGTTCAACAAGTTTTTTTGCATACTCTCCATATAGATGGAATCTTTCAGATTGTCTATAAGGTCCATATTCTCCTCCAACATCTGGTCCTTCAGCATAGTTTAAATCAAGCCAGTGCATTGCGTCAAATATCATCTGCTCTGATCCTTCAGTATATCTGTTTTGGTCAGTATCCTCTATTCTTAGTATGAAATCTCCTTTTTGTGAATTAGCAAATGCCAAGTTGAAAAGTGCTATATAAGCAGTTCCAACATGGGGATCCCCAGTAGGTGATGGTGCTATTCTTGTTCTTACTTTTTTATCCATAATTTAACTCTCCCATCCTTTAATTATTTACTCTAAATTTTACCACAATTTTATATTTTTTTGAAGGTCTTATTTTGATTTACTCCATCTCAGGTAACCATTTATAAAGCTGTCTATATCTCCATCCATGACAGCTCTTATATTACCTGCCTCTACACCTGTTCTGTGGTCTTTTACAAGTGTATAGGGCTGGAAAACATATGATCTTATCTGGTTACCCCATCCAATTTCACTCTGTTCTCCCTGGATTTTTTTCATCTCTTCCTCTTTTTTCTTCATTTCAAGCTCTACAAGTTTTGACTTTAAAAGTTTCATAGCAGTTTCTCTGTTGCTAAGCTGTGATCTCTCTTTTTGACATGTAACAACTATCCCTGTAGGAAAGTGTGTAATTCTAACTGCAGAGTCAGTCATATTTACGTGCTGTCCACCAGCACCACTTGATCTATATGTATCTATTCTGATATCTCCTGGATCTACATTTACCTCAATACTCTCATCTACCTCTGGAACTACTTCCACTGAAGCAAATGATGTATGTCTTTTTTTATTTGCATCAAATGGTGATATTCTAACAAGTCTGTGTATCCCTTTTTCACTTTTTAAGTAACCATAAGCATTTGGTCCCTCTACTGAAAAAGTTATTGATTTGATTCCAACACTGTCACCAGGCATAAAATCCAATTCACTTGTTTTATACTTCTTATCACTGCACCATCTTGAATACATTCTATATAGCATATCGGCCCAGTCACATGCCTCTGTTCCTCCAGCTCCTGAGTGAATAGTTACTATTGCATTACTTGAATCATACTCTCCATCAAGAAGAAGACGTGTATCAAAACTATCTATCTCTTTTCCAAGAAGATGATGTTTTCCTTCAAGTTCATTTTGAAACTCAGTCTCTCCCTCTTCAACAAAATCAATTAGAGCCTCTTCATCTTCAAGATTTTTAGCAATCTGCTTATAGGCAGCAACTATCTCTTTTTCACTGTTCATCTCTTTTATTACAGCAGCACTTGTCTTCTTATCATTCCAAAAGCCTTCCTGAGTTGTCTTTTCCTCAAGCTCTTTTATCTTTTTCTCTCTTCCTGATAAGTCAAAGAGACCCCCTTATATTCTCCATTTTTTCGCTATATTCAGAAAATTCTCTTTTTATATCCAGTATATCCAATGTTTACCTCCTCAAAATTACAATCCAAGCTTTCTTTTTACATCTTTAAGAGTCATAAAGCTGTAAATCTCTCCATCTATTGATACATTTGGCCCTTTAGCACATCTACCAAAGCATCTTTTCTTAGAAAGCATTATTTTTCCATCTTTTGATAACCCTTCACTGTCGACTTCTAAAAGTTCAACAAGGGCATCATATATATCCTGACCTCCTGATGGTCCACAATTCATTCCTGTGCACACTGCTACTTCTTTTACGCTTTTATCCTTAACTTTATTTCTAAATTTAGGGTAGAAATTTATGGTGTTCTCTATTGATATCTCCATAAGTCCTGTCTTATCAGCAATAAATTTTTGAACATCCTTAGGAATGGCATCTAATTTTTCAACAACAAAGTTTAAAATTCTCACGTCATCCTTTTTGTCTCTCAAACCATCAATAAATTTTTCCAATTCATCATAAAATTCCTTTTTCTCCATCTTAATTCTCTCCTCTCATTAATATAGCTACTGCAGTAGCATACTCTTTACAATGCGAAATAGAAATTTCAACAGATTTACCTGACATTTTCTCTATCAGGTTCCCCTTAAAATTAACATATGGTTTACCAAGTGTGTCAGAAACTATCTCTATATCCGTTAGAGAAAATCCTCTGACTCCTGTACCAAAAGCCTTTGAAATAGCTTCTTTAGCTGAGAATTTACCGGCGTAAGTAAAATATTTTCCAACACCTTTTTTCTCAGCCTCTGCTATCTCTTCAGCAGTATACACTCTCTTTTTAAAATTTTCATTTTCCAATGCTTTTTTTATTCTAGATATCTCTACAATATCAGTTCCCAATCCTAATATCATTATCCCCTCTACATTTTCATAAATATATCTATATTCACGTCAATAGTTATATCCAGACTATCCAATGCAAACAACCTGTCAATTCCCTCTTTTGGACTTCTCCATCTATAAGGAGTCATATCAAAAAGGTTTCTAAGGTCCTCATTGGTATTTATATGGACTTTATCACTACAGTTAACTGTCTTACAATGCTTAAACATCTCCAGGTCCTTAACAGGTGAATAGAAATCTGTTCTCACCTTATCATATACAACCTCTTTAAGCTCTATAAGGTGATTTTCTCCTGTTGATACTACAATAAGGTATCCACCTTTTTTCAATGTTCTCAATTTTTCCTCAGGTATTATCTTTGCAAACATACAGATTATATAATCAAGTGAATCATCTGAAATCGGCAGATTTGTAGCACTTGCCACAATCCATTCTATACTTTTATCACTTTTAGCAGCTGCAAGAACAGCCTCTTTAGAAATATCTATTCCAACTATATGAGATTTTATACCTGACTCTTCTAAAGAGTTTTTTAATCTTTTAGTGTAGTATCCTTCACCACAACCAATATCTAAGATTTCCAACTCTTTTTTGTAAGCTGTCTCTTTAACTATCTTATTTACACCATCTGATATAGCTTTATAATAACCTTTTTCTAAAAATCCTCTTCTGCTCATTACCATATCTTTATCGTCACCAGGCATCTTGCTGTGTTTCTGATTAGACAGTAAAAGATTGGTATACCCCTGTTTTGCCATATCAAAACAGTGATTGTTCTTACATCTGTAAGTTTTTCCCTCTTTAACCAGTTCCTCTTTACATACAGGACAAATTATCATTATGCATCCTCACTCATTCTATATACTTTTCTTGTATTTTCATTTGTAGCACGAGCTACCTCTTCATATGTCACACCTTTAAGTTCAGCTATTTTTTCTGCTACATATTTTACATATGTAGGTTCATTTCTTTTTCCTCTAAATGGAGCAGGTGTCATATATGGGCAGTCTGTCTCAAGTATAAGTCTATCTAAAGGTATCTCTTTTACAACATCTACAAGTTTTTTAGCATTTTTAAATGTTAAGACTCCACCTATTCCAAGATAAAATCTGTCAATCAGTGTTTTAGCTGTTTCAAAAGAACCTGGATAACAGTGGAATATTCCCTTTACATCAGGAAACTCTTTTAATACATTTAAAGTATCTTCCATAGCCTCTCTTGAGTGTATTACTATAGGTTTATTCACCTTTCTTGCAAGTTCCAACTGTCTTCTAAATATCTCCTGCTGTTTCTCTTTAGGATGAGTCATCCAGTGATAATCAAGTCCAATCTCTCCTATTGCAAGAACTTTTGGATTTTTTGCAAGCTCTATAAGTTCAGCCTCAGTTTCATCAGAGTATCCACCTATCTCATCAGGGTGAAATCCAATAGCAGCATATACAAAAGGGTATTTATTTGCATACTCTACACTTTTTTTACTGCTTTCTAAGTCATAACCTATATTTACTATAAAGTCCATCTCATTTCCTATTTTTTCAAATAGTTCTTCTCTATCAATATCAAATTCCTCATTGTCCATATGGGCATGTGAATCTATAAGTTTCATAACAATACTCACTTTCCTTTTCTTCTATTTAAGGATATCTTCAAAATCCTTCTTAGTAAATTGATACTTTTTACCACAGAAATGGCATTGTGCTTCTATGTCATCTTTCTCTTTAAATATATCTGCCAACTGCTCTTTTCCAAGAGTAATAAGTCCTCTGTGGAATTTATCAGCACTGCAGTTACAGCTATATTCTACATCTTTTTCCTCTAATATCTCATACTCTTCAACAAGTTTATCATTGTTTTCACTGTGCATATCCTCATATAGAAGTTTTGCTATTCTTTTAATATCCATTCCTCCAGCCATAAGCTCAGTCATAGGTCTTATAGCCTGAATTTTTTCTTCCAATGCATCTATAAATGAATCTTCAGCATCAGGTAGTAACTGTACCATATATCCACCTGCATATGATATTGTTTTTTCATCTTTTAATTTTACACCAAGTGCAATAACTGTTGGAGTCTGCTCTGAGTTATAGTAGTAATAAGCTATATCCTGAGCTATCTCTCCTGATTTTATTTCAGATAATCCAACATATGGTTCTTTAAGTCCCATATCTTTTATAATTTTTAATATTCCTTTTCCAACAAGTCCAGCCACATCTGACTTACCATTATCTTTTAAAGGAACATCAGCAGTTGGATTTGAAAGATATCCTTTTACTCCTCCATTAGAATCTGCTGTTACTACCATATTATTAAGCTGTCCATCAGTATCAGTTCTAAGTGTTAATATATCAGTTCCCTTTAAAGTAGAACCCATTATTATTCCAGCTGTTAATAATCTTCCAAATGCATCTATTGCAGTAGGACTGCATTTATGTATATCCAATGCTTTCTGTACGACATCTGTTGAATCTACAACAAAAAATCTCGCATTTTTACTTACACCTCTAATTAATTTTCCCATATTATCACTCTCTTTCTAAAATTTATCATATTTAATTATTGTTTTATACTTTTCATATGTACTCTCAGGAAGAAGTTTCATAAGTTCCATATTATTCTCAATTCTTCCATGTTGATTTATATATTTTCTTATCTTTCTAATCTGTTTTTTATCCAATCCAAATAGTTTCATATCGTCATCAGTAGCTTCGTTGATATAAAGAGGCTTTCTTTCAGCTGGAGTTTTAACTACCAGTTTCTCTTTAAGTTTAGCATATGTTGCCTGACCAATACCTTTTATTCTCTTAAGCTCCTGAATATTTCTAAATCCACCAGTTTTTTCTCTGTAGTTAAGTATCATTTTTGCCTGTCTCATTGTAATACCAGCATTGGAAAGTTCTTCTAAAGTAGCAGTATTAATATCAGTATATCTAGTTTCTTCCTCCAGTACATTGGTACTTATTATAAGGTCGTAGTGCTCACTGTTTTTTTCAAGCTCTCCTGCAAAAACTCCTATACTTATAAAAATAGTCATAAGCAAAATCCACATCTTTTTCAATGAAATCACATCCCCATTATTTTTTTAGTTTCATA from Fusobacterium sp. DD2 harbors:
- a CDS encoding TatD family hydrolase; the encoded protein is MKLIDSHAHMDNEEFDIDREELFEKIGNEMDFIVNIGYDLESSKKSVEYANKYPFVYAAIGFHPDEIGGYSDETEAELIELAKNPKVLAIGEIGLDYHWMTHPKEKQQEIFRRQLELARKVNKPIVIHSREAMEDTLNVLKEFPDVKGIFHCYPGSFETAKTLIDRFYLGIGGVLTFKNAKKLVDVVKEIPLDRLILETDCPYMTPAPFRGKRNEPTYVKYVAEKIAELKGVTYEEVARATNENTRKVYRMSEDA
- a CDS encoding helix-hairpin-helix domain-containing protein, translating into MTIFISIGVFAGELEKNSEHYDLIISTNVLEEETRYTDINTATLEELSNAGITMRQAKMILNYREKTGGFRNIQELKRIKGIGQATYAKLKEKLVVKTPAERKPLYINEATDDDMKLFGLDKKQIRKIRKYINQHGRIENNMELMKLLPESTYEKYKTIIKYDKF
- a CDS encoding HU family DNA-binding protein, which codes for MTKKEFVELFGKKAELKTKLEAERLTKAFLETLEDVLVKGESVAFIGFGKFEAVERAERSCINPQTGKPMKIAAKTVAKFKPGKTLTEKMNPVKEEKKPAAKGKKKAKK
- a CDS encoding putative RNA methyltransferase — translated: MIICPVCKEELVKEGKTYRCKNNHCFDMAKQGYTNLLLSNQKHSKMPGDDKDMVMSRRGFLEKGYYKAISDGVNKIVKETAYKKELEILDIGCGEGYYTKRLKNSLEESGIKSHIVGIDISKEAVLAAAKSDKSIEWIVASATNLPISDDSLDYIICMFAKIIPEEKLRTLKKGGYLIVVSTGENHLIELKEVVYDKVRTDFYSPVKDLEMFKHCKTVNCSDKVHINTNEDLRNLFDMTPYRWRSPKEGIDRLFALDSLDITIDVNIDIFMKM
- the hslO gene encoding Hsp33 family molecular chaperone HslO; translation: MGKLIRGVSKNARFFVVDSTDVVQKALDIHKCSPTAIDAFGRLLTAGIIMGSTLKGTDILTLRTDTDGQLNNMVVTADSNGGVKGYLSNPTADVPLKDNGKSDVAGLVGKGILKIIKDMGLKEPYVGLSEIKSGEIAQDIAYYYYNSEQTPTVIALGVKLKDEKTISYAGGYMVQLLPDAEDSFIDALEEKIQAIRPMTELMAGGMDIKRIAKLLYEDMHSENNDKLVEEYEILEEKDVEYSCNCSADKFHRGLITLGKEQLADIFKEKDDIEAQCHFCGKKYQFTKKDFEDILK
- the gltX gene encoding glutamate--tRNA ligase — translated: MDKKVRTRIAPSPTGDPHVGTAYIALFNLAFANSQKGDFILRIEDTDQNRYTEGSEQMIFDAMHWLDLNYAEGPDVGGEYGPYRQSERFHLYGEYAKKLVEQGGAYYCFCSQDRLEKLRERQKAMGKAPGYDGHCRSLTPEEVQAKLDAGEPYVIRLKMPYEGETVIKDRLRGDIVFENNKIDDQVLLKADGFPTYHLANVVDDHLMGITHVIRAEEWIASTPKHIQLYKAFGWDQPEFIHMPLLRNADRTKISKRKNPVSLNWYKEQGYLKEGMINFLGLMGYSFGENKEIFTLQEFIDNFNIDKVSLGGPVFDLVKLGWVNNQHMRMKDIDELTKLAIPFFKKAGFVGETVSDHEYRALVKIVEILRESAQTLKEIAEESAVYFNDTYELPVVTEDMNKKERKSVEKLNASIEDPIGKEAIKLFIKKLEAWDKEDFTVDEAKDMLHSTMDELEAGPGKVFMPLRAVITGQARGADLFNVLYIIGKTRTLARIKEMVRKYNII
- the prfB gene encoding peptide chain release factor 2 (programmed frameshift), with translation MDILDIKREFSEYSEKMENIRGSLDLSGREKKIKELEEKTTQEGFWNDKKTSAAVIKEMNSEKEIVAAYKQIAKNLEDEEALIDFVEEGETEFQNELEGKHHLLGKEIDSFDTRLLLDGEYDSSNAIVTIHSGAGGTEACDWADMLYRMYSRWCSDKKYKTSELDFMPGDSVGIKSITFSVEGPNAYGYLKSEKGIHRLVRISPFDANKKRHTSFASVEVVPEVDESIEVNVDPGDIRIDTYRSSGAGGQHVNMTDSAVRITHFPTGIVVTCQKERSQLSNRETAMKLLKSKLVELEMKKKEEEMKKIQGEQSEIGWGNQIRSYVFQPYTLVKDHRTGVEAGNIRAVMDGDIDSFINGYLRWSKSK
- the acpS gene encoding holo-ACP synthase yields the protein MILGLGTDIVEISRIKKALENENFKKRVYTAEEIAEAEKKGVGKYFTYAGKFSAKEAISKAFGTGVRGFSLTDIEIVSDTLGKPYVNFKGNLIEKMSGKSVEISISHCKEYATAVAILMRGEN
- a CDS encoding NAD(P)H-dependent oxidoreductase subunit E; protein product: MEKKEFYDELEKFIDGLRDKKDDVRILNFVVEKLDAIPKDVQKFIADKTGLMEISIENTINFYPKFRNKVKDKSVKEVAVCTGMNCGPSGGQDIYDALVELLEVDSEGLSKDGKIMLSKKRCFGRCAKGPNVSIDGEIYSFMTLKDVKRKLGL